In a genomic window of Helianthus annuus cultivar XRQ/B chromosome 10, HanXRQr2.0-SUNRISE, whole genome shotgun sequence:
- the LOC110884681 gene encoding glutathione S-transferase T3-like, protein MDPFNNPDTPNTPSNNPNTPTNPTQPNVFSVPGYYPTLEPNQFSQFSSNAFASFQQSPNQFTQISQNQALQQMMMRGAWNFPPVQPQPIPTPPVQPQPIPTPPVQSEDDVEIVPETQPPKGKGKPNKGKQVAGDQASKPKAIKWTPIEEEALAKAFIGTSDNPVKGNNQPGDGFWSKVLTKFLAMMDQGPYRDIDSVSSKWRKLNSAINRFCEEYNKLYTSDRRSGWNDEDVFKMALQKYKQNHGSNFPHVRAWMVVKDDPKWAPIPNEVAMAKRQKTSETGSLSVGGSDARCHINLNDDADYDEDEYNVREPDRPPGRDKTKKERAKGKGKETVDPNMVEFMGHLKVYNDISAQKSKAKERAVEEKSRASDEKLKEKVRLSNEKIRISDEKIRLKEWEIMMMNVENEPEPKRSMLKKLQNDIMKKHQII, encoded by the exons ATGGATCCGTTCAACAACCCGGATACTCCCAACACTCCTTCGAACAACCCGAATACTCCCACCAATCCGACCCAACCAAATGTTTTTTCGGTTCCGGGATATTATCCAACGctagaaccgaaccaattctcCCAATTTTCATCGAACGCGTTTGCGTCATTCCAACAATCGCCCAACCAATTCACTCAAATCTCCCAAAATCAAGCTCTTCAACAAATGATGATGCGGGGTGCTTGGAACTTTCCACCCGTTCAACCTCAACCGATCCCCACACCCCCCGTTCAACCCCAACCGATCCCCACACCCCCCGTTCAATCCGAAGATGATGTGGAGATTGTGCCCGAAACCCAACCGCCTAAAGGGAAAGGAAAACCAAACAAAGGGAAACAAGTAGCGGGTGATCAAGCGTCGAAACCGAAGGCGATTAAATGGACCCCAATCGAAGAAGAAGCCTTAGCCAAGGCTTTCATTGGCACTTCCGACAACCCGGTAAAAG gtAATAACCAACCGGGTGACGGGTTTTGGTCCAAGGTATTGACCAAGTTTCTCGCCATGATGGACCAAGGCCCGTATAGAGATATCGACTCGGTTTCATCGAAGTGGCGAAAATTGAACTCGGCCATTAATCGGTTTTGCGAGGAGTATAACAAATTATATACAAGTGACCGTCGTAGCGGGTGGAACGACGAGGATGTGTTCAAAATGGCATTGCAAAAGTATAAGCAAAATCATGGTTCCAACTTTCCTCACGTTCGCGCGTGGATGGTTGTAAAAGACGACCCAAAATGGGCGCCCATTCCTAACGAGGTGGCGATggcgaaacgccaaaaaacatcgGAAACGGGTAGTTTAAGCGTCGGTGGATCGgacgcgaggtgtcacattaACTTAAATGATGACGCCGACTATGACGAAGACGAGTATAACGTACGTGAACCCGACCGTCCACCGGGCCGAGACAAAACAAAAAAGGAGCGGGCCAAGGGAAAAGGAAAGGAAACAGTGGACCCGAACATGGTTGAGTTTATGGGACACCTAAAAGTGTACAACGACATATCGGCCCAAAAGTCGAAGGCGAAGGAGCGGGCCGTCGAAGAAAAAAGTCGTGCATCGGACgagaagttaaaagaaaaggtCCGATTGTCGAATGAGAAAATCCGAATCTCCGATGAAAAAATTCGGCTTAAGGAATGGGAAATAATGATGATGAATGTCGAGAACGAACCCGAGCcgaaacgttcgatgttgaaaaaactaCAAAACGACATCATGAAAAAGCATCAAATTATTtaa